TTGAAGCTCAGGGACAATGGTCATCTAGGGTGAGACTAAAGGGGCAACGGTCATCTACACTGAAATATTTTCCCTTAAGTTTTCAACCACCAAAACCGTAGGGAGTTCGTCCTTGgcgtttcagatttttaaaatatacttttccaattcaatcaaatcaagtccaattcagagtctcaacaagttgagacatttccgatccaagctgacaagacagggctctgaAATTAACTGTGACAATGGTGGATGAGAAGAAAGCAGCTCCTAAGAAGGGGGCAAAGAAAGTGATTAAGAAACCGGTAGTAAAGGGCGGCAAGAAGCGGCGAAAGTcgaggaaggagagttactccatctacatctacaaagtgatgaagcaggttcaccccgacaccggcatctcctccaaggccatgagcatcatgaactcgttcgtGAACGATATTTTCAAGCGCATCGCGGGTGAGGCTTCCCACCTGGCCGattacaacaagcgcagcaccatcagctcctgGGAGATCCAGACCAccgtgcgcctgctgctgcccggggaactggccaagcacgccgtgtcggaag
This region of Mustelus asterias chromosome 19, sMusAst1.hap1.1, whole genome shotgun sequence genomic DNA includes:
- the LOC144507568 gene encoding histone H2B 1/2-like, with product MVDEKKAAPKKGAKKVIKKPVVKGGKKRRKSRKESYSIYIYKVMKQVHPDTGISSKAMSIMNSFVNDIFKRIAGEASHLADYNKRSTISSWEIQTTVRLLLPGELAKHAVSEGTKAVTKYTSSK